From Medicago truncatula cultivar Jemalong A17 chromosome 7, MtrunA17r5.0-ANR, whole genome shotgun sequence, a single genomic window includes:
- the LOC25499753 gene encoding RING-H2 finger protein ATL3, with the protein MSDSLASDNNQLHDSPAVDITGKIMVVIIILLFMVIVTFLFFHLFAKGFWWTQSRRSSDNNSQSRRRRRSGQEGGGLDPSVLNSLPISIFNSKEDGFDLECSVCLSEVVEGEKVRVLPKCNHMFHIDCIDMWFHSHSTCPLCRTTLAATPPPSSVVVVVDIESSTSAAAAAAAFPTNVLIWGNHNQITSSSSSTTSEQNTSSSSSDGDNTINNNSRADDEGNGMLRIDIPNECEATTSSSSPLSSAEGRLKSLKRLLSSSSRGIMSLNPWSPTSTVQQQTKPKEAAGQS; encoded by the coding sequence ATGAGTGACTCATTGGCAAGTGATAATAATCAACTTCATGATTCCCCAGCCGTTGATATAACCGGCAAGATCATGGTGGTCATCATCATTCTTCTCTTCATGGTTATTgttacttttcttttcttccatcTTTTTGCCAAGGGATTCTGGTGGACTCAGAGTCGGAGGAGCAGTGACAACAATTCCCAATCCCGAAGGCGCCGGCGTAGTGGTCAAGAGGGTGGTGGTCTTGATCCTTCCGTACTCAACTCCCTACCCATATCAATATTCAATTCAAAAGAAGATGGTTTTGATTTGGAGTGTTCAGTTTGCCTGTCGGAAGTGGTTGAAGGAGAAAAGGTGAGGGTTTTGCCTAAATGCAATCACATGTTTCACATAGATTGCATTGATATGTGGTTCCATTCCCACTCAACCTGCCCTCTTTGCAGGACAACACTTGCTGCAACTCCTCCTCCCTCCtcagtagtagtagtagtagacATAGAATCATCAACatctgctgctgctgctgctgctgcttttCCCACAAATGTCTTGATTTGGGGCAACCACAACCAaataacctcttcttcttcatctactACTTCGGAACAAAacacttcttcatcatcatccgATGGTGATAATACTATAAATAACAACAGCAGAGCTGATGATGAAGGAAATGGAATGTTAAGGATTGATATACCCAATGAGTGTGAGGCCActacttcatcatcatcaccctTATCTTCGGCGGAAGGGAGATTAAAGTCATTAAAGAGGCTTTTAAGCAGTAGCAGCAGAGGCATAATGAGCCTGAATCCTTGGAGTCCCACTTCTACTGTCCAACAACAAACAAAGCCAAAGGAAGCAGCAGGACAAAGCTAG